In a single window of the Papaver somniferum cultivar HN1 chromosome 8, ASM357369v1, whole genome shotgun sequence genome:
- the LOC113304227 gene encoding probable phospholipid hydroperoxide glutathione peroxidase — translation MLFSSASAKIILSRRTPKLSTAIPFSSSKNSGSCYRSRVPFFSLRPVSGMASQSSKSSIYDFTVKDARANDVDLSTYKGKALLIVNVASKCGLTNSNYTELSQVYDKYKNQGLEILAFPCNQFGGQEPGNNEQIVEFACTRFKAEYPIFDKVDVNGENAAPLYKFLKSSKGGFLGDSIKWNFSKFLIDKEGQVVDRYAPTTSPLSIEKDIKKVLGVSA, via the exons aTGTTGTTTTCCTCGGCATCAGCCAAAATCATTTTGAGTCGCAGAACCCCTAAACTCAGCACAGCAATTccattttcttcgtctaaaaATTCAGGATCTTGTTATAGAAGCAGAGTACCCTTTTTCTCGTTAAGACCAGTTTCAGGAATGGCTAGTCAATCTAGTAAAAGTTCGATCTATGATTTTACTGTCAAG GATGCTAGAGCAAATGATGTGGATCTAAGCACTTACAAAGGAAAGGCTCTTCTGATTGTTAATGTTGCTTCTAAATG TGGATTAACCAACTCGAACTACACAGAGCTAAGTCAGGTGTATGACAAATACAAGAATCAAG GTCTGGAGATATTGGCTTTCCCATGTAACCAGTTTGGGGGTCAGGAACCAGGAAACAATGAGCAGATTGTAGAGTTTGCCTGCACTCGCTTCAAGGCCGAGTATCCCATCTTTGACAAG GTGGACGTCAATGGAGAAAACGCTGCACCACTTTACAAGTTCTTGAAGTCCAGCAAGGGTGGGTTTTTGGGGGACAGCATCAAATGGAACTTCTCCAAGTTCCTTATTGACAAGGAAGGCCAAGTTGTTGACCGTTATGCACCCACAACCTCCCCTCTCAGCATTGAG AAAGACATAAAGAAAGTGCTTGGAGTCTCTGCCTAA